In one window of Tellurirhabdus rosea DNA:
- a CDS encoding GatB/YqeY domain-containing protein — translation MALKQQIDADIKEAMKAKEADRLRALRALKSLILLEETKEGGSGELKPEDEIKLLTKAVKQRKDSAEIYRTQGREDLLAVEQAEIAVIENYLPKQLTEDELKARLQDIIARVGASAPSDMGKVMGVATKELAGVAEGKAVSAMVKQLLQ, via the coding sequence ATGGCTCTCAAACAACAAATTGACGCCGATATCAAGGAAGCCATGAAAGCGAAAGAAGCCGACCGCCTGCGGGCGCTCCGGGCGCTGAAATCGCTGATCCTGCTGGAAGAAACCAAAGAAGGCGGCTCAGGCGAGCTGAAGCCGGAGGACGAAATCAAGCTGCTGACCAAAGCCGTCAAGCAGCGGAAAGATTCCGCCGAAATCTACCGGACGCAGGGCCGGGAAGACCTGCTGGCCGTCGAACAGGCCGAAATCGCGGTGATTGAAAATTACCTGCCCAAGCAACTGACCGAAGACGAACTGAAAGCCCGTTTACAGGACATCATCGCCCGCGTAGGTGCTTCCGCCCCCTCCGACATGGGTAAGGTGATGGGCGTGGCGACCAAAGAACTGGCCGGAGTTGCAGAAGGCAAAGCCGTTTCGGCCATGGTGAAGCAACTTTTACAATGA
- the rlmN gene encoding 23S rRNA (adenine(2503)-C(2))-methyltransferase RlmN — protein MTATKQDIRKFDAEQLKTWLTQHGEQGFRAKQIHEWLWKRAAGSFDEMTNLSQKTRQMLAEHFEIRPMTVAVSQRSADGTIKSSFRLHDGNLIEGVLIPAFKPNDLSAGTESDARMTACVSSQVGCSLTCKFCATGYMDRKRNLEASEIYDQVVTIDRQAKEAYGTGLTNIVYMGMGEPLLNYANVMESVEHITSPNGLGMSAKRITVSTAGIAKMIKKLGDDNVKFNLALSLHAANDVKRNQIMPINESNSLPALADALNYFYRKTGTRVTFEYIVFYNFNDSLQDAKELWQFTKKVPAKVNIIEYNPISEASFKNTDPQTLDKFAGFLEDRGVTVNIRRSRGKDIDAACGQLAGKQ, from the coding sequence ATGACAGCGACTAAGCAGGATATACGCAAATTCGACGCCGAACAACTGAAAACCTGGCTGACCCAGCATGGGGAACAGGGCTTCCGGGCGAAACAGATTCACGAGTGGCTCTGGAAACGGGCCGCCGGCTCCTTTGACGAAATGACCAACCTGTCGCAGAAAACGCGGCAGATGCTGGCCGAACACTTCGAGATCCGGCCGATGACGGTCGCCGTATCGCAGCGCAGCGCCGACGGTACCATCAAATCGTCGTTTCGGCTGCACGACGGCAACCTGATCGAAGGCGTGCTCATTCCGGCTTTCAAGCCCAACGACCTGTCGGCCGGTACGGAGTCCGACGCCCGGATGACGGCCTGTGTGTCGTCGCAGGTGGGCTGCTCGCTGACCTGTAAGTTCTGCGCAACGGGCTACATGGACCGCAAGCGGAATCTGGAAGCTTCTGAGATTTACGACCAGGTGGTGACCATCGACCGGCAGGCAAAAGAGGCCTACGGCACGGGACTGACCAACATTGTTTACATGGGCATGGGCGAACCGCTGCTGAACTATGCCAACGTGATGGAGTCCGTCGAGCACATTACGTCGCCGAACGGGCTGGGCATGTCGGCTAAACGGATTACGGTATCAACGGCCGGTATTGCCAAAATGATCAAAAAACTGGGCGACGACAACGTGAAGTTCAATCTGGCCCTTTCGCTGCACGCCGCCAACGATGTGAAACGGAACCAGATCATGCCGATCAACGAAAGCAATTCACTGCCGGCCCTGGCCGACGCGCTGAATTATTTTTACCGGAAAACGGGCACCCGCGTCACGTTCGAATACATCGTGTTTTATAACTTCAACGATTCGCTGCAGGACGCTAAAGAACTCTGGCAGTTTACCAAAAAGGTCCCGGCGAAAGTGAACATCATCGAATACAACCCCATTTCGGAAGCTTCTTTCAAAAATACCGACCCGCAAACGCTCGACAAGTTTGCCGGTTTTCTGGAAGACCGGGGCGTAACGGTCAACATTCGCCGAAGCAGGGGCAAGGACATTGACGCCGCCTGCGGGCAACTGGCGGGCAAACAGTAA
- a CDS encoding lysophospholipid acyltransferase family protein has product MREKEPSRYSYLPGPLASLDFLGLFEKDPFGNMLLIKRILISLIGWFTYFRYTLYNRIKIEGMEHLKDLPINNVIFLSNHQTYFADVIAFYHIFCAAKWNYRNTIFPPFYLLAPRARNYYVAASETMKGGIVPRLFSLGGAIQIERSWRAKGQDVKREVDRSASDKIGKALEHGWVVSFPQGTTSPYAPVRKGTAHLLKESNPIVVPIVINGFRRAFDKKGLRFKKRNTTLTIRIKPPMEYSPDEDVDALVDKVRDAIEQNIPKEKLTWMQ; this is encoded by the coding sequence ATGAGAGAAAAAGAACCGAGTCGATACAGCTATCTTCCGGGGCCGCTGGCTTCGCTGGATTTTTTGGGCCTCTTTGAGAAAGACCCGTTTGGCAACATGCTGTTGATCAAACGGATTCTGATTTCTCTGATTGGCTGGTTTACCTATTTTCGCTACACGCTCTACAACCGCATCAAAATTGAGGGCATGGAGCACCTGAAGGACCTGCCCATCAACAACGTCATCTTCCTGTCGAACCACCAGACTTACTTTGCGGACGTTATCGCGTTTTATCACATCTTCTGCGCCGCCAAGTGGAACTACCGCAACACTATTTTTCCGCCTTTTTACCTGCTGGCGCCCCGCGCCCGCAATTATTACGTAGCCGCCAGCGAAACCATGAAAGGCGGCATCGTTCCCCGGCTTTTCTCGCTGGGCGGGGCCATTCAGATCGAGCGTTCGTGGCGGGCCAAAGGACAGGATGTAAAAAGGGAGGTCGACCGTTCGGCGAGCGATAAAATCGGCAAGGCGCTCGAACACGGCTGGGTGGTCAGCTTTCCGCAGGGCACGACGAGCCCCTACGCGCCCGTCAGGAAAGGAACCGCGCATCTGCTCAAAGAAAGCAATCCGATTGTGGTGCCGATCGTCATCAACGGCTTTCGGCGGGCTTTTGACAAGAAAGGTCTGCGGTTCAAAAAGCGCAACACGACCCTGACCATCCGCATCAAACCGCCGATGGAATACAGCCCCGACGAAGACGTGGACGCCCTGGTAGACAAAGTCCGCGACGCCATCGAACAGAACATCCCTAAGGAGAAACTGACCTGGATGCAATAG
- a CDS encoding DUF3050 domain-containing protein translates to MMPNERIEGLIGRIQPIREQLVAHPLYGAIGTLEDVQTFMKSHVWAVWDFMSLLKALQRRLTCVEVPWVPVGSANTRYLINEIVVGEESDVDPDGQRLSHFELYLNAMQQAGADTSAIKALLERLQQGGTVETALNHEGVPAGARAFSGFTFDLIRHGEVHQLAAVFTFGREDLIPDMFYSIVNGLKTTHPEALQLFTYYLERHIEVDGDHHSHLAKEMTAELCGNDDRKWQEAEEAVVRALESRLALWNDTLKSMRELTSSVA, encoded by the coding sequence ATGATGCCAAATGAACGGATTGAAGGCCTTATAGGCCGGATTCAGCCGATTCGCGAGCAATTGGTTGCCCACCCGCTTTACGGAGCCATTGGTACATTGGAAGACGTACAAACCTTCATGAAGTCACACGTCTGGGCAGTCTGGGATTTTATGTCGCTGCTGAAAGCCCTGCAACGCCGCCTGACCTGCGTGGAGGTGCCCTGGGTGCCGGTCGGTTCGGCCAACACCCGCTACCTGATCAACGAAATTGTGGTCGGGGAAGAAAGCGACGTAGACCCCGACGGGCAGCGGTTGAGCCATTTCGAATTGTACCTGAACGCCATGCAGCAGGCCGGGGCGGATACGTCGGCCATCAAAGCTCTGCTGGAACGGTTGCAGCAGGGCGGGACCGTTGAGACCGCCCTAAATCACGAAGGCGTACCGGCGGGTGCCCGTGCCTTCTCCGGTTTTACCTTCGACCTGATTCGCCACGGCGAAGTGCACCAGTTGGCCGCGGTCTTTACGTTTGGCCGCGAAGACCTGATTCCGGATATGTTTTATTCCATCGTTAACGGCTTGAAAACCACGCATCCCGAGGCGCTGCAGCTGTTTACCTACTACCTGGAACGGCATATTGAAGTGGATGGGGATCACCATTCGCATCTCGCGAAAGAAATGACCGCCGAGCTTTGCGGTAATGATGACCGGAAGTGGCAGGAAGCCGAAGAAGCCGTCGTTCGGGCCCTGGAAAGCCGACTGGCCCTGTGGAACGATACACTCAAAAGCATGCGGGAACTGACTTCTTCTGTTGCCTGA
- a CDS encoding inorganic phosphate transporter has product MFGLETDIFILLSLCLFAACAFEFVNGFHDTANAVATVIYTNSLKPNVAVVWSGICNFAGVLLGGIGVAMGIVNLLPVEMLIDQNVYHSIAMVLALLLSAIAWNLGTWYFGLPSSSSHTLIGSILGVGLAFTLMPENKTGASAVNWTKAAETGQALLFSPLFGFSMAVVLMYVLKKTVKNDALFKEPKKNTPPPTWIRAVLIATCTGVSFFHGQNDGQKGVGLIMLILIGITPSFFALNTATDPTVIRQNLLAIEPVVCRIDSTGLGSEDAGRLRTIKMEINDLQTLLARASTTEEISAEHRIEVRRDVLLITNNTKKLMSSEDVKISDADRNILKSNTDEKNGLRRLTDYAPTWVLLMVALSLGLGTMVGWKRIVITVGEKIGKQHLTYAQGASAELVAASTIGMASLLAVPVSTTHVLSSGIAGSMVASKGIKNLQGGTIRNIALAWLLTLPVSILLSFTLYIFFRWIL; this is encoded by the coding sequence ATGTTCGGCTTAGAAACGGATATTTTCATCCTCCTCTCCCTTTGCTTATTCGCCGCCTGTGCTTTTGAGTTTGTCAATGGTTTTCACGATACAGCCAATGCCGTAGCTACGGTTATCTATACCAACTCCTTGAAACCCAACGTCGCCGTTGTCTGGTCGGGCATCTGCAACTTTGCCGGGGTACTGCTCGGCGGTATCGGGGTTGCGATGGGTATCGTAAACCTGCTGCCGGTCGAAATGCTGATCGACCAAAACGTCTACCACAGTATCGCCATGGTGCTGGCCCTGCTGCTGAGCGCCATCGCCTGGAACCTGGGAACCTGGTATTTTGGACTGCCCAGTTCGAGTTCGCACACGCTGATCGGCTCTATTCTGGGTGTTGGACTGGCCTTTACGCTGATGCCGGAAAACAAGACCGGCGCTTCGGCCGTCAACTGGACCAAAGCCGCCGAAACCGGCCAGGCGCTGTTGTTTTCCCCGCTCTTCGGCTTCAGTATGGCCGTTGTGCTGATGTATGTGCTGAAGAAAACCGTCAAAAACGACGCGCTTTTCAAAGAACCCAAAAAGAATACGCCGCCGCCAACCTGGATTCGGGCGGTCCTCATCGCTACCTGTACCGGGGTTAGTTTCTTTCACGGCCAGAACGACGGCCAGAAAGGTGTTGGCCTGATTATGCTGATTCTGATTGGCATCACCCCGTCCTTTTTCGCCCTTAATACCGCAACAGACCCGACGGTGATCCGTCAGAACCTGCTGGCCATTGAGCCGGTGGTCTGCCGCATCGACTCGACGGGGCTTGGTTCGGAAGATGCCGGCCGGCTGCGGACCATCAAGATGGAAATCAACGACCTGCAGACGCTGCTGGCCCGTGCCTCCACCACGGAGGAAATCAGTGCCGAACACCGGATAGAAGTGCGTCGCGATGTGCTGCTGATCACCAATAACACCAAGAAGCTGATGTCCAGCGAGGACGTGAAAATCAGCGATGCCGACCGTAACATCCTGAAAAGCAATACGGACGAAAAGAATGGCCTGCGCCGCCTGACGGATTACGCGCCGACCTGGGTTTTGCTGATGGTCGCGCTGTCGCTGGGTCTGGGTACGATGGTCGGCTGGAAGCGGATTGTGATTACGGTCGGGGAGAAGATTGGTAAGCAGCACCTTACTTACGCCCAGGGCGCTTCGGCCGAACTGGTAGCGGCGAGCACCATCGGGATGGCGTCGCTGCTGGCGGTGCCGGTTAGCACCACGCACGTCCTGTCGTCGGGCATCGCCGGAAGTATGGTAGCCAGCAAAGGCATCAAAAACCTGCAGGGCGGCACCATCCGGAACATCGCCCTGGCCTGGCTGCTGACGCTGCCCGTCTCCATCCTGCTGTCCTTCACCCTATACATCTTCTTCCGCTGGATTTTATAA
- a CDS encoding pyridoxine 5'-phosphate synthase — MTRLSVNINKIATLRNARGGNNPNVVKVAIDCERFGAQGITVHPRPDERHIRFQDVLDLKQVVTTEFNIEGNPDARFIDLVMQVRPEQVTLVPDAPDAITSNAGWDTIRHRDHLKDLVASFKDAGIRVSIFVDADERMIEGAREVGTDRIELYTEPYAHHYFTSREDAVAPFVRAAQLALDLGLGLNAGHDLSLDNLRYFNQQVPGLLEVSIGHALVSDALYFGLENTIQMYLRELV; from the coding sequence ATGACTCGTTTAAGCGTCAACATCAACAAAATCGCCACCCTGCGGAATGCCCGGGGCGGCAATAATCCCAACGTCGTTAAGGTCGCCATCGACTGCGAACGCTTCGGCGCGCAGGGCATCACGGTCCACCCGCGCCCCGACGAGCGACATATCCGCTTTCAGGATGTGCTGGATTTGAAGCAGGTTGTGACGACGGAGTTCAACATTGAAGGCAACCCCGATGCCCGGTTCATCGACCTCGTCATGCAGGTCCGCCCGGAGCAGGTGACGCTTGTGCCGGATGCACCCGACGCCATTACGTCCAACGCCGGCTGGGATACCATCCGCCACCGCGACCACCTCAAGGACCTGGTTGCCAGCTTTAAGGATGCCGGCATCAGGGTTTCCATTTTCGTAGACGCCGACGAACGGATGATCGAAGGAGCCCGCGAAGTCGGCACCGACCGGATCGAATTATACACGGAGCCGTACGCCCACCACTACTTCACCAGCCGCGAAGACGCCGTAGCCCCATTTGTCCGGGCCGCCCAACTGGCTCTCGACCTGGGCCTCGGCCTGAACGCCGGGCATGACCTGAGCCTCGACAACCTCCGGTATTTCAACCAACAGGTGCCGGGTCTGCTCGAAGTGTCCATCGGCCACGCGCTGGTTTCGGACGCCCTTTATTTCGGGCTGGAAAACACCATTCAGATGTATCTGCGGGAATTGGTCTGA
- a CDS encoding porin family protein, giving the protein MKRFTLAGIAAMALLMVQTATAQVQVGIRVGANWGAVSKPDFADNFSPTFRLSPGPTGAIFLEAPISDRVAFRAEAQYIQKGFVINEDLNFNIGNIPIPFGARVSYQTHYVEVPLLLKVNLNEGPVQAYVLAGGAAGYAVDGRIRTRASGLFRTQNVDIPLNTSSGLFNQWDFSAIGGLGVSGEVGAGRLFLEARYQHGFSRNYDLPVVQMPIRNRGVNVSVGYSFPLSR; this is encoded by the coding sequence ATGAAACGATTTACACTGGCAGGCATCGCCGCAATGGCACTTTTAATGGTTCAGACCGCAACCGCGCAGGTACAGGTGGGTATCCGGGTGGGTGCCAACTGGGGCGCTGTTTCCAAACCTGATTTTGCCGATAATTTCTCGCCTACCTTCCGGCTGTCGCCGGGACCTACCGGGGCGATTTTCCTTGAAGCACCCATCAGCGACCGCGTAGCGTTCCGGGCCGAGGCGCAATACATCCAGAAGGGCTTTGTGATTAATGAAGACCTTAATTTTAACATCGGGAATATCCCCATTCCCTTCGGCGCTCGGGTTTCGTACCAGACGCATTATGTCGAAGTGCCGCTGCTGCTGAAAGTGAACCTGAACGAAGGACCCGTGCAGGCGTATGTGCTGGCCGGCGGGGCGGCGGGTTATGCCGTCGATGGTCGGATCCGGACCCGTGCCAGCGGCCTCTTCCGGACCCAGAACGTCGATATTCCGCTTAATACCAGCAGCGGTCTCTTCAACCAGTGGGATTTCAGCGCCATCGGCGGTCTGGGTGTCAGTGGTGAAGTAGGAGCCGGACGGTTGTTCCTCGAAGCCCGTTACCAGCACGGTTTCTCCCGGAATTATGACCTGCCCGTGGTGCAGATGCCCATTCGCAACCGCGGCGTGAACGTGTCCGTTGGCTATTCGTTCCCGCTCAGCCGCTGA
- a CDS encoding CvpA family protein, with protein sequence MKTLDILILIPLLYGAYNGYRKGLLVEVVAVVAFVAAMIVGFKFLSFGIELLAPYISLEMARRLLPWLGFSVIFFPTVFLINQLGFTLRRMLRMTLLGTFDSLAGAAVGIFTWVFGISVIFWLLSWMGVRMPPRQTQETFLYPMVVPIAPKVMNAASTWMPMGNRLLARGKEVALGEKRKSKDNDSD encoded by the coding sequence TTGAAAACCCTCGATATTCTTATCCTCATTCCGTTGCTCTACGGAGCGTACAACGGTTACCGCAAAGGCCTGCTGGTCGAGGTGGTGGCGGTGGTGGCGTTCGTGGCGGCGATGATTGTTGGTTTTAAATTTCTCAGTTTCGGCATTGAACTGCTGGCCCCGTACATCAGTCTGGAAATGGCCCGGCGATTGCTGCCGTGGCTGGGGTTCTCCGTTATTTTTTTTCCAACCGTTTTTCTGATCAACCAGCTCGGGTTTACGCTCCGCCGGATGCTTCGGATGACGCTGCTGGGGACGTTCGACAGTCTGGCCGGCGCCGCGGTCGGAATTTTTACGTGGGTCTTTGGAATTAGTGTGATATTCTGGTTGTTAAGCTGGATGGGAGTCCGAATGCCGCCCCGCCAGACGCAGGAAACGTTCCTGTATCCGATGGTGGTGCCGATTGCGCCCAAAGTGATGAATGCGGCCTCGACGTGGATGCCGATGGGCAACCGACTTCTGGCCCGTGGCAAGGAAGTTGCGTTAGGGGAAAAGAGGAAGAGTAAAGACAATGACAGCGACTAA
- the mnmH gene encoding tRNA 2-selenouridine(34) synthase MnmH: protein MIQQLSVTDFLAKAAALPVIDVRSPGEYERAHIPGALNIPLFDNEERAKVGTKYKKAGKDIAVLLGLELVGPKLADFVRQSRKLNREGNEVLVHCWRGGMRSGSFAWLLNTAGIKVSTLAGGYKAYRNAVLESFAEPRQLLIVGGKTGSGKTDVLKELAAQGEQIVDLEAIAHHKGSSYGAIGQLPQPSVEQFENDLFQVWRTLDPDRRIWLEDESKHIGQCFIPHPLWLQMRAAPVAFLDIPQEVRVERLVREYTGIDHRLLVEATERIRKRLGNQIAQQALEALAAQDYATVARLSLAYYDKAYLHGLSQRDQEQVHPMNITEDNPAQTARQLIAWAEAQEKVAVR, encoded by the coding sequence ATGATTCAACAACTTTCCGTCACCGACTTCCTCGCCAAAGCCGCCGCCCTGCCCGTCATTGATGTTCGGTCGCCGGGGGAATACGAGCGCGCCCATATTCCCGGAGCCCTGAATATTCCTTTGTTCGACAATGAAGAACGGGCAAAGGTCGGGACGAAATACAAAAAGGCCGGGAAAGACATTGCGGTTCTCCTGGGTCTTGAACTGGTAGGCCCCAAACTGGCCGATTTTGTCCGGCAATCCCGCAAGCTTAACCGCGAAGGCAACGAAGTGCTGGTCCACTGCTGGCGCGGCGGGATGCGGAGCGGCTCGTTTGCGTGGCTGCTCAACACGGCCGGAATCAAGGTCTCGACGCTGGCAGGCGGGTACAAAGCTTACCGAAATGCCGTACTGGAAAGCTTCGCCGAGCCGCGGCAACTCCTCATCGTGGGCGGAAAGACGGGCAGCGGCAAGACCGACGTGCTGAAGGAACTGGCCGCCCAGGGCGAGCAGATTGTTGATCTGGAAGCCATCGCCCACCACAAAGGGTCCTCGTACGGAGCGATCGGCCAACTGCCCCAGCCTTCCGTTGAGCAGTTTGAAAACGATCTGTTCCAGGTCTGGCGGACGCTGGACCCGGACCGCCGCATCTGGCTGGAAGACGAAAGCAAGCACATTGGCCAGTGTTTCATTCCGCATCCGCTCTGGCTACAGATGCGGGCTGCCCCGGTCGCTTTTCTGGACATTCCCCAGGAGGTCCGCGTGGAACGGCTGGTGCGGGAGTATACCGGCATTGACCACCGGCTGCTGGTCGAAGCGACCGAGCGAATCCGCAAACGGCTCGGCAACCAGATCGCCCAGCAGGCGCTGGAGGCGCTGGCCGCTCAGGATTACGCCACCGTGGCCCGGCTGTCGCTGGCTTATTACGACAAAGCCTACCTCCACGGGCTTTCGCAGCGGGACCAGGAGCAGGTTCACCCCATGAACATTACGGAGGATAACCCCGCGCAGACCGCCCGGCAGCTCATCGCCTGGGCTGAAGCGCAGGAAAAGGTGGCGGTCAGGTAA
- the prfA gene encoding peptide chain release factor 1 — translation MIHQLEAIKERFNEVSQQIMMPEVVSDQKKFMKLSKEYKDLDKIVKQYDSYRKLLSDIEGARDILITEKDEDMRELAKAELDELVPQKEPMEDVLKEMLIPKDPNDSKNVILEIRGGTGGDEAAIFAGDLFRMYQRFCDKMGWRLSLTDYTEGSSGGYKEIIAQIEGEDVYGKLKFESGVHRVQRVPATETQGRIHTSAASVAVLPEAEEVDVDINMNDIRKDTFCSSGAGGQSVNTTYSAVRLTHIPTGLVVQCQDERSQLKNFDKALTVLRSRIYEIELQKHNDAIASQRKSMVGSGDRSDKIRTYNYPQSRVTDHRIGLTIYNLSAVMDGDIDEFIDQLRIAENAERMKEGAAV, via the coding sequence ATGATTCATCAGTTAGAGGCGATAAAAGAACGGTTTAACGAGGTATCTCAGCAGATTATGATGCCGGAGGTCGTGTCCGACCAGAAGAAATTCATGAAGCTGAGCAAAGAGTATAAAGACCTTGATAAAATCGTCAAACAATACGATTCATACCGCAAACTGCTCAGCGATATTGAAGGCGCCAGAGACATTCTGATTACGGAAAAGGACGAGGACATGCGGGAGCTGGCCAAAGCCGAACTCGACGAGCTGGTGCCCCAGAAAGAGCCGATGGAGGATGTGCTGAAAGAGATGCTCATTCCGAAAGACCCCAACGACAGCAAGAACGTCATCCTCGAAATCCGGGGCGGTACGGGCGGCGACGAAGCGGCCATTTTTGCGGGCGACCTCTTCCGCATGTACCAGCGCTTCTGCGACAAAATGGGCTGGCGGCTTTCGCTGACGGATTATACCGAAGGCTCTTCCGGCGGCTACAAGGAAATTATCGCCCAGATCGAGGGCGAAGACGTGTACGGCAAGCTGAAATTCGAGTCGGGCGTGCACCGCGTCCAGCGGGTTCCGGCCACCGAAACCCAGGGCCGCATTCACACCTCCGCCGCCAGCGTGGCCGTCCTGCCCGAAGCCGAGGAAGTGGACGTAGACATTAACATGAACGACATCCGGAAAGATACGTTCTGTTCGTCCGGCGCGGGTGGTCAGTCGGTCAACACGACCTACTCAGCCGTCCGCCTGACGCACATTCCGACCGGACTGGTGGTGCAGTGCCAGGACGAACGCTCGCAGTTGAAGAACTTCGACAAGGCCCTGACCGTTCTCCGCTCCCGTATCTACGAAATCGAACTTCAGAAACACAACGACGCCATCGCTTCCCAGCGGAAATCGATGGTGGGCAGCGGCGACCGTTCGGACAAAATCCGGACGTACAACTACCCGCAAAGCCGCGTGACCGACCACCGCATCGGCCTGACCATCTACAACCTTTCGGCCGTCATGGACGGCGACATCGACGAGTTCATCGACCAGCTCCGCATCGCCGAAAACGCCGAGCGGATGAAGGAAGGCGCCGCTGTTTAG